Proteins from a single region of Streptomyces vinaceus:
- a CDS encoding MerR family transcriptional regulator: protein MESDMRSIGEMGRDSGLGVSALRFYDRAGVLVPAWVDPVTGYRWYAPEQLGEARLLARLRRSGMPLADIRLVLAGWAGGDTGLVPRLLDGHLRRLERGLAEAREELSTVRALLGHKETSMTTATDTARLTVAGDELAAALDAVRYAAGSDPELPVLCGIHFDIEGDALHLVATDRYRMAVARTPATTGTGGGRVRVTVPTPLADAMRALLTDDAPARLTVDGDGVELETRGRRVAGQGLGEDFPDYRRLTRLPEGRRLALDVPALRRALAAQEAEVCVLVLADEVTVGDEDLDLAGDRVGVNPAFLLDALAAGEELLLEYIGPRAPLVLLRPDVEDVFSLLMPVSLEA from the coding sequence TGCGGTTCTACGACCGCGCGGGCGTCCTCGTACCGGCATGGGTGGACCCGGTGACCGGGTACCGCTGGTACGCGCCCGAGCAGCTCGGCGAGGCCCGGCTGCTGGCGAGGCTGCGGCGCTCGGGGATGCCGCTCGCGGACATCCGGCTGGTGCTGGCCGGCTGGGCCGGCGGGGACACCGGTCTGGTGCCCCGGCTGCTCGACGGGCATCTGCGCCGGCTCGAACGCGGGCTGGCCGAAGCGCGCGAGGAACTCTCCACGGTACGGGCCCTACTCGGACACAAGGAGACCTCCATGACCACCGCCACCGACACCGCCCGGCTGACCGTTGCGGGCGACGAGCTCGCGGCCGCCCTGGACGCCGTGCGGTACGCCGCCGGAAGCGACCCGGAGCTGCCGGTGCTCTGCGGGATCCACTTCGACATCGAGGGCGACGCCCTGCACCTCGTGGCCACGGACCGCTACCGGATGGCCGTGGCCCGTACGCCGGCCACCACCGGCACCGGCGGCGGCCGGGTCCGGGTGACCGTGCCCACCCCCCTCGCGGACGCGATGCGCGCGCTGCTGACCGACGACGCCCCGGCCCGTCTCACCGTGGACGGGGACGGGGTGGAGCTGGAGACCCGGGGCCGCCGGGTCGCCGGGCAGGGCCTCGGCGAGGACTTCCCCGACTACCGCCGCCTGACCCGGCTGCCCGAGGGGCGCCGCCTCGCCCTGGACGTACCGGCCCTGCGGCGGGCCCTCGCCGCGCAGGAGGCCGAGGTGTGCGTCCTCGTCCTGGCCGACGAGGTGACCGTGGGCGACGAGGACCTGGACCTCGCCGGGGACCGGGTCGGGGTCAACCCCGCCTTCCTGCTCGACGCGCTCGCCGCCGGGGAGGAACTGCTGCTGGAGTACATCGGGCCCAGGGCCCCGCTCGTCCTCCTGCGCCCCGACGTCGAGGACGTCTTCTCGCTGCTGATGCCGGTCAGTCTGGAGGCGTGA
- a CDS encoding TrmH family RNA methyltransferase, whose translation MSELEQSGRQWRETAEREDLVLLDGFHALKHALRFGADVRMVVADDPEAVRALAAELAPDVEGEVARLVRGGRLRELVARVHPTGVAALAVRPDRTEGRARLDRQPRTAPVVLLDNPRNLGNVGAVVRLAAGFGATGVVTRGDLDPWHPNVVRAGAGLHYATTVDRVDIDTLPAGPVYALDPDGEDIRALTLPDDAVLAFGSERHGISPELRERADHLVALPMRPQVSSYNLATSVAMTLFHWGGPKLP comes from the coding sequence ATGAGTGAGCTGGAGCAGAGCGGGCGGCAGTGGCGGGAGACCGCGGAGCGGGAGGACCTCGTCCTCCTCGACGGGTTCCACGCGCTGAAGCACGCCTTGCGGTTCGGGGCCGATGTGCGGATGGTCGTGGCCGACGACCCCGAGGCCGTACGGGCGCTGGCCGCCGAGCTGGCTCCGGACGTGGAAGGGGAGGTGGCCCGGCTGGTGCGCGGGGGCCGGCTCCGGGAGCTCGTGGCGCGCGTGCACCCCACCGGGGTCGCCGCGCTGGCCGTACGGCCCGACCGGACCGAGGGGCGGGCCCGGCTCGACCGGCAGCCCCGCACCGCGCCCGTCGTCCTGCTCGACAACCCCCGCAACCTCGGCAACGTCGGCGCCGTCGTCCGGCTCGCGGCGGGCTTCGGCGCCACCGGCGTCGTCACCCGGGGCGACCTCGACCCCTGGCACCCCAACGTGGTGCGCGCCGGAGCGGGCCTGCACTACGCCACCACCGTGGACCGGGTCGACATCGACACCCTGCCCGCCGGGCCCGTGTACGCGCTCGACCCCGACGGCGAGGACATCCGCGCCCTCACCCTCCCGGACGACGCCGTGCTCGCCTTCGGCTCGGAGCGCCACGGCATCTCGCCCGAGCTGCGCGAACGGGCCGACCACCTGGTCGCGCTCCCGATGCGCCCGCAGGTCTCCAGCTACAACCTGGCCACCAGCGTGGCCATGACCCTCTTCCACTGGGGCGGCCCGAAGCTACCGTGA
- a CDS encoding HTTM domain-containing protein yields MSLAPATAGAAARARAAAGRGIAQVSGRALGPYQSAVVRIGFSATWLFFLLREFPHRAELYGPDGPWSFALAERLIASNHAFSVLMWSDSGAWFETVYAVSVASSLLLMLGWRTRATSVVFMVGVLSLQNRSVFMGDGGDNVIHLMAIYLVLTRCAQVWSLDARRARLRGSASAGAAGPVLWGVLGAVFAYGAVTERFGYGWLAAFAALWVVCALWWMVDRYEPEGEGRAVLDVLANLVHNAGLLVIMAEVCLIYATAGWYKIQGSRWQDGTALYYPLGLDYFTPWPGLSGLLAGSGTMVMLLSYGTVAVQVAFPFTVFNRRIKNVLLALMMLEHAGIAVLLGLPFFSLAMIAADAVFLPTAFLVWLGARASGAVGRRRATAAGAGGPGTGGSAPGGSAPGGCGPGGSGPGSGAERALTG; encoded by the coding sequence GTGAGCCTGGCGCCCGCCACGGCCGGGGCGGCCGCTCGGGCGCGGGCCGCCGCCGGCCGGGGGATCGCGCAGGTCAGCGGGCGGGCGCTGGGCCCGTACCAGAGCGCCGTCGTCCGCATCGGCTTCTCGGCCACCTGGCTGTTCTTCCTGCTGCGGGAGTTCCCGCACCGCGCCGAGCTGTACGGGCCGGACGGACCCTGGAGCTTCGCCCTCGCGGAGCGGCTGATCGCCTCGAACCACGCCTTCTCGGTGCTGATGTGGTCGGACTCGGGAGCGTGGTTCGAGACGGTCTACGCGGTGTCGGTGGCGTCGAGCCTGCTGCTGATGCTGGGCTGGCGGACGCGCGCGACGTCCGTGGTGTTCATGGTCGGCGTGCTGTCGCTGCAGAACCGCAGCGTGTTCATGGGCGACGGCGGGGACAACGTCATCCACCTGATGGCGATCTACCTGGTGCTGACGCGGTGCGCGCAGGTGTGGTCGCTCGACGCGCGGCGCGCGCGGCTGCGCGGGTCGGCCTCGGCGGGGGCGGCCGGGCCGGTGCTGTGGGGCGTGCTCGGCGCGGTGTTCGCGTACGGGGCGGTGACGGAGCGGTTCGGCTACGGCTGGCTGGCGGCCTTCGCGGCGCTGTGGGTCGTGTGCGCGCTGTGGTGGATGGTGGACCGGTACGAGCCGGAGGGCGAGGGGCGGGCCGTCCTGGACGTCCTGGCGAACCTGGTGCACAACGCCGGGCTGCTGGTGATCATGGCGGAGGTCTGCCTGATCTACGCGACGGCCGGCTGGTACAAGATCCAGGGATCGCGGTGGCAGGACGGGACCGCGCTGTACTACCCGCTCGGACTGGACTACTTCACTCCGTGGCCGGGGCTGTCGGGGCTCCTGGCGGGGAGCGGGACGATGGTGATGCTGCTGTCGTACGGGACGGTGGCGGTGCAGGTCGCCTTCCCGTTCACGGTGTTCAACCGGCGGATCAAGAACGTGCTGCTGGCGCTGATGATGCTGGAGCACGCGGGGATCGCGGTGCTGCTGGGCCTGCCGTTCTTCTCGCTGGCGATGATCGCCGCCGACGCGGTGTTCCTGCCGACGGCGTTCCTGGTCTGGCTGGGCGCCAGGGCCTCCGGCGCGGTGGGGCGCAGGCGGGCGACCGCCGCCGGGGCGGGCGGCCCCGGCACGGGCGGCTCCGCACCGGGCGGCTCCGCACCGGGCGGCTGCGGGCCGGGCGGCTCCGGGCCGGGGTCCGGGGCCGAGCGGGCGCTGACCGGCTGA
- a CDS encoding DUF5819 family protein: MDSNEREPAEAAVPQAGPPVDPPAGPPVRRPVVAAAVPPARTPPDPQAGPPADPAKPPRAPGIAGLSTPYRVVTALALAAVGLAACGHLALVFLHVAPSNTVSKQHARTVDDWIYPEFEQNWKLFAPNPLQQNIAVEVRAEVRTPGGEPVAGGWRDLSAQDGAAIRHSLLPSHTRQNELRRAWDFFTGSHGEDNKPIGERGELSEQYLRRIALNRLAEDGTAREEIVRIQLRSATRAVAAPPWSDEKTDTQTYYRELPWWTV, from the coding sequence ATGGATTCGAACGAGCGCGAGCCCGCGGAAGCAGCCGTTCCGCAGGCCGGTCCGCCGGTCGACCCGCCGGCCGGTCCACCGGTCCGTCGCCCGGTCGTCGCGGCGGCCGTCCCCCCGGCCCGCACGCCGCCGGATCCGCAGGCCGGGCCGCCCGCGGACCCGGCGAAGCCGCCGCGGGCTCCCGGGATCGCGGGCCTGTCCACCCCGTACCGGGTCGTCACGGCCCTCGCGCTGGCCGCCGTGGGCCTCGCCGCCTGCGGGCACCTGGCGCTGGTGTTCCTGCACGTCGCGCCGTCCAACACGGTGAGCAAGCAGCACGCGCGGACGGTCGACGACTGGATCTACCCCGAGTTCGAACAGAACTGGAAGCTCTTCGCCCCCAACCCGCTCCAGCAGAACATCGCCGTCGAGGTGCGGGCCGAGGTCCGCACCCCCGGCGGCGAGCCGGTCGCCGGCGGCTGGCGCGACCTGTCCGCCCAGGACGGGGCGGCCATCCGGCACAGCCTGCTGCCGAGCCACACGCGGCAGAACGAGCTCCGGCGGGCGTGGGACTTCTTCACCGGCTCGCACGGCGAGGACAACAAGCCCATCGGCGAGCGCGGCGAACTGTCGGAGCAGTACCTGCGGCGGATCGCCCTGAACCGGCTCGCGGAGGACGGGACCGCGCGCGAGGAGATCGTACGGATCCAGCTGCGCTCGGCGACGCGCGCGGTGGCGGCGCCCCCGTGGAGCGACGAGAAGACCGACACCCAGACGTACTACCGGGAGCTGCCGTGGTGGACGGTGTGA
- the paaA gene encoding 1,2-phenylacetyl-CoA epoxidase subunit PaaA, protein MVAVTPETGQESGLGADLGAQLAAAFDAAVAADERVEPRDWMPEAYRASLVRQMAQHAHSEIIGMQPEANWITRAPSLRRKAILMAKVQDEAGHGLYLYSAAETLGTGRDELLDKLHSGKQKYSSIFNYPTLTWADVGAIGWLVDGAAITNQVPICRCSYGPYARAMVRICKEESFHQRQGFELLMALSKGTEAQHAMAQDAVDRWWWPSLMMFGPPDDESAHSAQSMAWRIKRHSNDELRQRFVDIAVPQAEALGLTLPDPDLKWNEERGHHDFGAIDWAEFWDVLKGNGPCNDQRIGQRRRAHEEGAWVREAAAAYAEKHSAHHAVQNTATNEEAGV, encoded by the coding sequence ATGGTGGCAGTGACCCCGGAGACGGGGCAGGAATCAGGCCTCGGGGCTGACCTCGGGGCCCAGCTCGCGGCGGCCTTCGACGCCGCCGTGGCGGCCGACGAGCGCGTCGAGCCGCGCGACTGGATGCCCGAGGCGTACCGCGCCTCGCTCGTACGCCAGATGGCCCAGCACGCCCATTCCGAAATCATCGGCATGCAGCCCGAGGCCAACTGGATCACTCGCGCGCCCTCGCTGCGCCGCAAGGCGATCCTGATGGCCAAGGTCCAGGACGAGGCCGGGCACGGCCTCTACCTGTACAGCGCCGCCGAAACCCTCGGCACCGGCCGCGACGAGCTGCTCGACAAGCTCCACTCCGGCAAGCAGAAGTACTCCTCGATCTTCAACTACCCCACCCTGACCTGGGCCGATGTCGGCGCGATCGGCTGGCTCGTGGACGGCGCGGCGATCACCAACCAGGTGCCGATCTGCCGCTGCTCGTACGGGCCGTACGCCCGCGCGATGGTCCGGATCTGCAAGGAGGAGTCCTTCCACCAGCGGCAGGGCTTCGAGCTCCTCATGGCCCTGTCCAAGGGCACCGAGGCGCAGCACGCGATGGCCCAGGACGCCGTGGACCGCTGGTGGTGGCCCTCGCTGATGATGTTCGGCCCGCCGGACGACGAATCGGCGCACTCCGCGCAGTCCATGGCCTGGCGGATCAAGCGGCACTCCAACGACGAGCTGCGCCAGCGCTTCGTGGACATCGCCGTTCCGCAGGCCGAGGCGCTGGGTCTGACCCTGCCCGATCCGGACCTGAAGTGGAACGAGGAGCGCGGGCACCACGACTTCGGCGCGATCGACTGGGCGGAGTTCTGGGACGTGCTCAAGGGCAACGGCCCCTGCAACGACCAGCGGATCGGCCAGCGGCGCCGGGCCCACGAGGAGGGCGCCTGGGTCCGCGAGGCGGCCGCGGCGTATGCGGAGAAGCACAGCGCACACCACGCCGTACAGAACACGGCGACGAACGAGGAGGCAGGGGTATGA
- the paaB gene encoding 1,2-phenylacetyl-CoA epoxidase subunit PaaB, whose protein sequence is MTQNWPLWEVFVRSRRGLSHTHAGSLHAPDAEMALRNARDLYTRRGEGISIWVVPSAEITASSPDERDPFFAPSADKPYRHPTFYEIPEGVHHL, encoded by the coding sequence ATGACGCAGAACTGGCCACTGTGGGAGGTGTTCGTGCGCTCGCGCCGCGGCCTCTCGCACACGCACGCGGGCAGCCTGCACGCGCCCGACGCAGAAATGGCCCTGCGCAACGCCCGCGACCTCTACACCCGGCGCGGCGAGGGCATCTCGATCTGGGTGGTGCCCTCCGCCGAGATCACCGCCTCCTCGCCGGACGAGCGGGACCCGTTCTTCGCCCCCTCGGCCGACAAGCCGTACCGGCACCCGACCTTCTACGAGATCCCCGAGGGGGTGCACCACCTGTGA
- the paaC gene encoding 1,2-phenylacetyl-CoA epoxidase subunit PaaC, which yields MTSTDAAPTEVSRSAALALGDDALILSHRLGEWAGHAPVLEEEVALANIALDLLGQARVLLSLAGDEDELAFLREERSFRNLQLVEQPNGDFAHTIARQLYFSFHQHELYAELAVGDGPFAPLAAKAVKETAYHRDHAEQWTLRLGDGTQESRARMRTALDVLWKYTGEMFQPVDGIEGVDWAALEARWLAAVGGVLERAGLALPEGPRTGAWAAGAGRQGLHTESFGRLLAEMQHLHRSHPGASW from the coding sequence GTGACCAGCACCGATGCCGCTCCCACCGAGGTCTCCCGCAGCGCGGCCCTCGCGCTCGGGGACGACGCGCTGATCCTCTCCCACCGCCTCGGCGAGTGGGCGGGCCACGCCCCCGTCCTGGAGGAGGAGGTCGCCCTCGCGAACATCGCGCTCGACCTGCTCGGCCAGGCCCGCGTCCTGCTGTCCCTGGCCGGCGACGAGGACGAGCTGGCCTTCCTGCGCGAGGAGCGCTCCTTCCGCAACCTCCAGCTGGTCGAGCAGCCGAACGGGGACTTCGCCCACACCATCGCCCGCCAGCTCTACTTCTCCTTCCACCAGCACGAGCTGTACGCGGAACTGGCCGTCGGCGACGGTCCGTTCGCCCCGCTCGCGGCGAAGGCCGTCAAGGAGACCGCGTACCACCGCGACCACGCCGAGCAGTGGACCCTGCGGCTCGGCGACGGCACGCAGGAGAGCCGCGCCCGCATGCGGACCGCCCTGGACGTCCTGTGGAAGTACACCGGCGAGATGTTCCAGCCGGTCGACGGGATCGAGGGCGTCGACTGGGCCGCTCTGGAGGCCCGCTGGCTGGCCGCCGTGGGCGGCGTCCTGGAGCGGGCCGGGCTCGCGCTCCCCGAGGGCCCGCGCACCGGCGCATGGGCCGCCGGCGCCGGCCGCCAGGGCCTGCACACCGAGTCCTTCGGCAGACTGCTCGCCGAGATGCAGCATCTGCACCGCAGCCATCCGGGGGCGTCATGGTGA
- the paaD gene encoding 1,2-phenylacetyl-CoA epoxidase subunit PaaD produces the protein MVTDRAPEAPEAVTRLEAELAELAGSVPDPELPVLSLAELGVMRGVRMFEDGHVEVTLTPTYTGCPAIEAMSADIERVLTGHGIPDVRVRTVLAPAWSTDDISAEGRRKLAEFGIAPPRPHAAGGPVPVALSVRCPNCGSTDTELLSRFSSTACKALRRCTACREPFDHFKEL, from the coding sequence ATGGTGACGGACCGGGCCCCCGAGGCCCCGGAGGCCGTGACCCGCCTGGAGGCGGAGCTGGCCGAGCTCGCGGGCTCCGTCCCCGACCCCGAGCTGCCCGTCCTCAGCCTCGCCGAGCTCGGCGTGATGCGGGGCGTGCGGATGTTCGAGGACGGGCACGTCGAGGTCACCCTCACCCCGACCTACACCGGCTGCCCCGCCATCGAGGCGATGTCCGCCGACATCGAGCGGGTCCTGACCGGCCACGGCATCCCGGACGTGCGGGTGCGCACCGTCCTGGCCCCGGCCTGGTCCACCGACGACATCAGCGCCGAGGGGCGCCGCAAGCTGGCCGAGTTCGGCATCGCCCCGCCGCGCCCGCACGCGGCGGGCGGGCCCGTCCCGGTCGCCCTCTCGGTCCGCTGCCCGAACTGCGGATCGACCGACACCGAACTGCTCAGCCGGTTCTCCTCCACCGCATGCAAGGCGCTGCGCCGCTGCACCGCCTGCCGTGAACCGTTCGACCACTTCAAGGAGTTGTAG
- a CDS encoding 2Fe-2S iron-sulfur cluster-binding protein: MAASTPSPTSGSGRPARHGAFHPLTVAAVDRLTDDSVALTLRVPEELRGEYLHAPGQHLTLRRRTPEGTEVRRTYSICSPAPAPAGPGPAALRVGVRLVEGGEFSTFAHKEIAAGDVLDVMVPAGRFVLDPAAAPAGGHYAAIVGGSGITPVLSIAASLLAERPDARFCLVRSDRTAASTMFLDEVADLKDRFPDRFQLVTVLSREEQEAGLPSGRLDEERLKALLPALLPVAQVTGWFLCGPYGLVMGAERALGTLGVVRTRIHEEIFHVEDTAAPAPAAAPSHVRVTARLDGRSGTWPVQDGESLLDAVLRNRADAPYACKGGVCGTCRAFLVTGEVRMDRNFALESEETEAGFVLACQSHAVTEEVEIDFDR; the protein is encoded by the coding sequence ATGGCCGCGTCCACGCCGTCGCCCACGTCGGGCTCCGGGCGCCCCGCGCGCCACGGCGCCTTCCACCCGCTGACGGTGGCGGCGGTCGACCGGCTCACCGACGACTCCGTGGCGCTGACCCTGCGCGTCCCCGAGGAGCTGCGCGGCGAGTACCTGCACGCCCCCGGCCAGCACCTCACGCTGCGCCGCCGCACCCCCGAGGGCACCGAGGTCCGGCGCACGTACTCGATCTGCTCTCCCGCCCCGGCCCCCGCGGGCCCGGGCCCGGCGGCCCTGCGCGTGGGTGTGCGGCTCGTGGAGGGCGGCGAGTTCTCCACCTTCGCCCACAAGGAGATCGCCGCCGGGGACGTGCTGGACGTGATGGTCCCGGCAGGGCGGTTCGTCCTGGACCCGGCCGCCGCTCCGGCCGGCGGGCACTACGCGGCGATCGTCGGCGGCAGCGGGATCACCCCGGTGCTGTCGATCGCCGCCTCGCTCCTGGCGGAGCGGCCCGACGCCCGGTTCTGCCTGGTCCGCAGCGACCGTACGGCCGCGTCGACGATGTTCCTGGACGAGGTCGCCGACCTCAAGGACCGCTTCCCCGACCGCTTCCAGCTGGTGACCGTCCTCTCCCGCGAGGAGCAGGAGGCCGGACTGCCCTCCGGCCGCCTCGACGAGGAGCGGCTGAAGGCCCTGCTGCCCGCGCTGCTTCCGGTCGCGCAGGTGACGGGCTGGTTCCTGTGCGGCCCGTACGGGCTGGTCATGGGCGCGGAGCGGGCCCTGGGCACGCTCGGCGTCGTGCGGACCCGTATCCACGAGGAGATCTTCCACGTCGAGGACACGGCCGCTCCGGCCCCCGCCGCCGCCCCGTCCCACGTACGGGTCACGGCCCGCCTCGACGGCCGCTCCGGGACCTGGCCGGTCCAGGACGGCGAGTCCCTGCTGGACGCGGTGCTGCGCAACCGCGCGGACGCCCCCTACGCCTGCAAGGGCGGGGTCTGCGGCACGTGCCGGGCGTTCCTGGTCACGGGCGAGGTCCGGATGGACCGGAACTTCGCGCTGGAGTCGGAGGAGACGGAGGCCGGGTTCGTGCTGGCCTGCCAGTCGCACGCGGTGACCGAGGAAGTGGAGATCGACTTCGACCGCTGA
- a CDS encoding acyl-CoA dehydrogenase family protein — protein MDFTFTEEQQAAVEAAKAVFADVAPDGVPSPALTPGAVAEDFDRPLWAKLAASDLLGLVLAEEHGGAGLDAIALCLVLREAAKVLARVPLLEHCATAMAVQAHGSPELAAALLPGAGRGTLVLTAAAHGRSGHDPAELAVTARREDARWILDGVQTAVPWAHGADWIAVPAHTGEAEAVLALVPRTAEGLTLAGQVSTSGERLAELALDGVQVPASHLIDTPGAWERLRQLLATGTCALALGLGEGVLTMTSRYTSKREQFGFPVATFQAVAVQAADRYIDLRAMEVTLWQAAWRLDAATGGAGGPLPSAGDVAVAKIWASEGVRRVVQTAQHLHGGFGADTDYPLHRYHAWAKQLELQLGPAAAHEEALGDLLAAHSLA, from the coding sequence GTGGACTTCACCTTCACCGAGGAGCAGCAGGCCGCCGTCGAGGCGGCGAAGGCCGTCTTCGCGGACGTCGCCCCGGACGGCGTACCCAGCCCCGCGCTGACTCCGGGGGCCGTCGCCGAGGACTTCGACCGCCCCCTGTGGGCCAAGCTGGCCGCGTCCGACCTGCTGGGCCTGGTCCTCGCCGAGGAGCACGGCGGCGCGGGGCTCGACGCGATCGCCCTGTGCCTGGTGCTGCGCGAAGCGGCGAAGGTACTGGCCCGGGTGCCGCTGCTGGAGCACTGCGCCACCGCCATGGCCGTCCAGGCCCACGGCAGCCCCGAACTGGCCGCCGCCCTGCTGCCGGGCGCCGGGCGCGGGACGCTCGTCCTCACCGCCGCCGCGCACGGCCGCAGCGGGCACGATCCCGCGGAACTCGCCGTCACCGCCCGCCGCGAGGACGCCCGGTGGATCCTCGACGGGGTGCAGACGGCCGTCCCGTGGGCGCACGGGGCCGACTGGATCGCCGTACCGGCCCACACCGGCGAGGCAGAGGCCGTCCTGGCTCTCGTCCCGCGCACCGCCGAGGGCCTCACCCTGGCCGGCCAGGTCTCCACCAGCGGGGAGCGGCTCGCCGAACTCGCCCTGGACGGCGTCCAGGTGCCCGCGAGCCACCTCATCGACACCCCGGGCGCCTGGGAGCGGCTGCGCCAGCTCCTCGCCACCGGGACCTGCGCCCTGGCCCTCGGCCTGGGCGAGGGCGTACTCACCATGACCAGCCGATACACCAGCAAGCGGGAGCAGTTCGGCTTCCCGGTGGCCACCTTCCAGGCCGTCGCCGTCCAGGCCGCCGACCGCTACATCGACCTGCGCGCCATGGAAGTCACCCTCTGGCAGGCCGCCTGGCGGCTCGACGCGGCGACCGGCGGGGCCGGCGGCCCGCTGCCGAGCGCCGGGGACGTGGCCGTCGCCAAGATCTGGGCCTCGGAAGGGGTACGGCGGGTCGTGCAGACAGCACAGCACCTGCACGGAGGCTTCGGCGCCGACACCGACTACCCGCTGCACCGCTACCACGCGTGGGCGAAGCAGCTGGAGCTCCAACTGGGCCCGGCCGCAGCCCACGAGGAGGCACTGGGCGACCTCCTGGCCGCCCACTCCCTCGCCTGA
- a CDS encoding rhodanese-like domain-containing protein → MNFGPLPSVDAAAVPSEGFVLDVREDDEWAAGHVEGALHIPMSDFVARFGELTEVVEDGRRVHVMCRVGGRSAQVTQYLVRQGIDAVNIDGGMQAWDGAGRPMVTDNGNPAFVL, encoded by the coding sequence ATGAACTTCGGACCGCTTCCCTCGGTGGACGCCGCCGCGGTGCCCTCCGAAGGCTTTGTCCTCGACGTCCGTGAGGACGACGAATGGGCTGCCGGACACGTGGAAGGGGCCCTGCACATCCCGATGAGCGACTTCGTGGCCCGCTTCGGTGAGCTGACGGAGGTCGTCGAGGACGGCCGCCGCGTGCACGTGATGTGCCGGGTGGGCGGGCGCTCCGCGCAGGTCACCCAGTACCTGGTGCGCCAGGGCATCGACGCCGTGAACATCGACGGCGGCATGCAGGCCTGGGACGGTGCCGGGCGCCCGATGGTGACCGACAACGGGAACCCGGCCTTCGTGCTCTAG
- a CDS encoding J domain-containing protein gives MSEQQTEETGDERPEARLERAVRAAEQALIEFEIAVETFRVEVENFSRLHHQKLGPMYSRLDELDALIAEAKAERSGDAEDLRRARDARSLVMPMPGVDELFHDWMDADGISDDASAMLTDRAVQPPQRVRPTEEVRRLYRELVRQAHPDLARDEAERERRDAFIARVNAAYGRGEERLLRELAEEWAAGPVPEEVRRLNESEELYARLEWLAQRKELLSAVARELEDSAIGSMLRMAPEDPDRLLEEIAEQLLADVAKREAELAALVG, from the coding sequence GTGAGCGAGCAGCAGACTGAAGAGACGGGCGACGAGCGTCCCGAGGCGCGCCTGGAGCGGGCCGTTCGGGCCGCCGAGCAGGCGCTGATCGAGTTCGAGATCGCGGTGGAGACCTTCCGGGTGGAGGTGGAGAACTTCTCCCGGCTGCACCACCAGAAACTCGGCCCGATGTACTCGCGGCTGGACGAGCTGGACGCGCTGATCGCCGAGGCGAAGGCGGAGCGCAGCGGGGACGCCGAGGATCTGCGACGGGCCCGGGACGCCCGCTCGCTGGTGATGCCGATGCCCGGGGTCGACGAGCTGTTCCACGACTGGATGGACGCGGACGGGATCTCCGACGACGCGTCCGCGATGCTCACCGACCGTGCGGTGCAGCCCCCGCAGCGGGTGCGGCCCACGGAGGAGGTCCGCCGCCTCTACCGCGAGCTGGTCCGCCAGGCGCACCCCGACCTCGCCCGGGACGAGGCCGAGCGGGAGCGCCGCGACGCGTTCATCGCACGGGTCAATGCCGCGTACGGGCGGGGCGAGGAGCGGCTGCTGCGCGAGCTGGCCGAGGAGTGGGCCGCGGGTCCCGTGCCCGAGGAGGTGCGGCGGCTGAACGAGAGCGAGGAGCTCTACGCCAGGCTGGAGTGGCTGGCGCAGCGCAAGGAGCTGCTGTCGGCGGTGGCGCGGGAGCTGGAGGACAGCGCGATCGGCTCGATGCTGCGGATGGCTCCGGAGGACCCGGACCGGCTGCTGGAGGAGATCGCGGAGCAGCTGCTCGCGGATGTCGCGAAGCGTGAGGCGGAGCTTGCCGCCCTCGTTGGGTAG